A portion of the Lolium rigidum isolate FL_2022 chromosome 1, APGP_CSIRO_Lrig_0.1, whole genome shotgun sequence genome contains these proteins:
- the LOC124652196 gene encoding coniferyl alcohol acyltransferase-like, with product MAKDERVRVLSRGIVKASGFSVTVAPRVLAVSNLDLLPQSIPVSLFCAYRKPSAGDFGDVVAAFESKLPSLLDHFLPLTGRIVADPRSGRPEVHCNNQGAELVVGEVRVALASLDFGDLGASLARTGVPVQYGADIALSVQLVSFACGGFAVAWGSNHAIVDGYSLCLMANAWSQLVRSGTIPATGTPNHDRSVFRPRATPSYGSSAGELFMSSESEHLVNALTNESSFVRRTYYIDARDVATLRTQASRDREREDADAAAGERGATRVEAVSAYLWKVFAAVVGGSDEKCRMGWWVDGRRCLTAAGYEAAAMRNYVGNVTTFAVAEASVEAIQRRPLPEVASMVRESIRSTATDEHFQELMDWVEEHKAANYVETATVGLGSPVLAVTSFTSFSFDTDFGFGHAALVMPTSVNRGRLCCGLMRIIALPGGDGWLLSMRVWPKLAAAFDSDEHRIFKPLSAEHLGLGQYSRL from the coding sequence ATGGCCAAGGATGAGCGTGTCCGAGTCTTGAGCCGGGGCATCGTGAAGGCATCCGGCTTCTCTGTTACAGTCGCACCACGCGTCCTCGCCGTCTCCAACCTCGATCTGCTACCTCAGAGCATCCCGGTCTCGCTCTTCTGCGCATACCGCAAGCCATCCGCTGGCGATTTCGGCGACGTGGTCGCAGCCTTCGAGTCCAAACTGCCGTCCCTGCTCGACCATTTCCTCCCCCTGACCGGCCGCATCGTCGCCGACCCGCGCTCAGGGCGTCCGGAGGTGCACTGCAACAACCAGGGCGCCgagctcgtcgtcggcgaggTCCGCGTGGCTCTGGCGAGCCTGGACTTCGGGGATCTGGGCGCGTCGCTGGCGCGGACCGGCGTCCCCGTCCAGTACGGCGCCGACATCGCGCTGTCGGTGCAGCTGGTGTCGTTCGCCTGCGGCGGGTTCGCCGTGGCGTGGGGCAGCAACCACGCGATCGTGGACGGGTACTCGCTGTGCTTGATGGCCAACGCGTGGTCCCAGCTCGTGCGCTCCGGGACGATTCCCGCCACCGGGACCCCGAACCACGACCGTTCCGTGTTCCGTCCGCGCGCCACGCCGTCGTACGGCTCCTCGGCCGGGGAGCTGTTCATGTCGTCGGAGAGTGAGCATCTCGTCAACGCTCTCACAAACGAGAGCTCCTTCGTCCGTCGCACGTACTACATCGACGCACGGGACGTCGCTACGCTGAGGACGCAGGCGAGTCGGGATCGGGAACGGGAAGATGCGGATGCGGCCGCCGGCGAGCGCGGTGCGACACGCGTCGAGGCGGTGTCCGCGTACCTGTGGAAGGTCTTTGCCGCCGTTGTGGGCGGGTCCGACGAGAAATGCCGCATGGGCTGGTGGGTGGACGGCCGACGGTGTCTCACGGCGGCGGGGTACGAGGCAGCCGCGATGCGCAACTACGTCGGCAACGTCACGACGTTCGCGGTGGCGGAGGCAAGCGTGGAGGCGATCCAGCGGCGGCCGCTTCCTGAAGTCGCGTCGATGGTGCGGGAGTCGATCAGGTCGACGGCTACGGACGAGCACTTTCAAGAGCTCATGGACTGGGTGGAGGAGCACAAGGCTGCCAACTACGTCGAGACGGCCACCGTCGGGCTGGGCAGCCCGGTACTGGCTGTGACGTCCTTCACGTCGTTCAGTTTCGACACCGACTTCGGCTTCGGGCACGCCGCGTTGGTGATGCCAACGTCGGTGAACCGCGGGAGGCTGTGCTGCGGCTTGATGCGGATCATCGCGCTCCCGGGAGGCGATGGCTGGCTTCTCAGCATGCGTGTCTGGCCGAAGCTCGCCGCCGCTTTTGACTCCGACGAGCACCGCATCTTCAAGCCTCTCTCCGCGGAGCATCTCGGCCTGGGTCAGTACAGCCGGCTCTGA